The Bubalus bubalis isolate 160015118507 breed Murrah chromosome 8, NDDB_SH_1, whole genome shotgun sequence sequence CCCCAGTGTGTCCAAGGGTCACCCGAGGACCGGCAGGAAGTCACTAAACAAAGGGCCGGGAGGCAAAAGGGGCAGAAGGCACAAAAGCCTGCAGGGGGAAGAAGGTTCTAGAAATCTCAGACATGGGCAAAGTTCTGCCGGCGTTCACGCTCCAGCTCCTCCTTCGGCAGCCATGGACCCAGCAGCTTCCGCCAGCCTCTGGGCCTCGGATTTCAGGCAGGCAGGCCGTGAGAACAAGGCTCACGACAAAGGATGGGCCCCGGTAAGATCCGTGATTCTTATTTGAGACTGAAACGTGAGCtgctggggcggggcaggggcggaGTCCCAGTAAGGACAGGGCGGGGCGAGTTTGCACCTGGACCCCCGCGCAGCTAGTCACCAGTCACGAGGCCGGGACACACCCAGAGTGCTTCTCTTCTATCGGCTCCTGGATCTTTAGGAGCAGTGGTGAGGGTCGGGGGAGGCAGCCCAGGCCTGGCCACAGGCACCCCTCCAGGTCCCGCCCCACCCCTCTGGTCCTCTTGGTTTGGGAGAACACTGAGCTCTAGACAACAGCCCCCAATAGTGGGTGGCCGGCCCTGCAGGAGAGTAGGGGACTGTTCCCCACCACCCTCCGCCACCAGagtcctgtgtccctgggagccCAGGTGACAGGGAAGGCCAGGGAGCGGGTCTGGAGCAGCAGGCAGTTGCCACAGAGCTAGGCAGCACAAGCTTGAGGACAGGCatggaggagaaggtggtgacctGCAGGCCCAGGGTGAGGGCCCAGAGCCCTGGGCAGAGGCCCACTTCAGCTCTGCCAGCCACTGGAGGACTTCCCCACCCTGCCTGCACAGCCCAAGGTCTCTATCCAGCCCAAGGGTCTCCTTCCAGGCCAAAGGTCTCCGTCCAGCCCGAGGGTCTCCGTCCAGCCTGAGGGTCTCCGTCCAGCCCAAGGGTCTCCGTCCCAGGGTGAAAAGCAGTATTtgcattccttccttcctgccttccttccctccttctttccttcctgccttccttcatTCAGGAAGCACTGAGCATACCCCAGTGCCCGGCACTGTTGGGTCCCTGCAAAGTCAAACAAGCCTCTCTGCACCTCCTTCAACAGAGCTAATATTCATAGCTCATTGCCTTGGGCCAGCAGGGAACATGATTCACTCCCTCAGCTCTGGGACCGGCCCCTGGGGGCAGAGGGGTGCACACTGGTTCCCACacctccctctttcctctcttcctgagCCCCCCAGTAACAAGATGCCCCTCAGGCTCACAGGCTACTGGCTTCTGAAGGTCCTTCCTCTCCTGTCCAAAGCATTTTCACTGatgatttctattaaaaaaaaaaaaaaaacgatgaAGTTGGACCTTAAAGGAGTGGGTAATGCACGATGGCGGAAAATAGCCTGCCATACCCCCAGCCAGCCCCCAGAATTGCCCCCCACATGACCTAACACACCTAAGAACCTGGGCAGAGACACAGCAGGACCCCCTTGAGGTGCAACCAGCCTAGAGtgggggttagggttagggttcatatggtaaagcatctgcctgcaatgtgggagatccaggttcaatctctgggtcaggaagatcccctggagaaggaaatagaaacccactccagtactcttgcctggaaaatgccacggacggagaagcctggtgggctacagaccatggtatcgcaaagaatcggacacaactgagcaacttcactcactttagggttagggttagggttcttGGGCAGGGCCTAAAGGCTACCCCACTGCTACCCCACTGCTCTAGGAAGCCTTCAGCCTTGACCCTACCCAAGAACTTAATGCAGCCCAGCAGAGAGTTCCCAGAACACAGGCATAGCTTGGGTTTATGCACTACTGGGTTGGGTGGAGCCTGGCCTCCTGACTGTCAGGGGAAGAGTGCTACCACCtggccgggggtggggaggacagagCAGGCTGAGAATGGACGGTCTCTGTGCTGGGCTCCACGCTGAGCTGTGATGCCCATTCACAGCACCCCCGCCGGCCTCTCAGGCCGCTCCAAGGCCCAGATCTGAGCCCACACCCTGCAACTGGCCAGTGTTGGCCCAGTATTGCATCTGAGGGTCACCCCCACCCTCCTGTGCAACCTGGAGCTTCACAATGCCATCTGCCTGCAGCATGACCCCTGGCCAGTCACTGACCACCCCGAGATGACTGTCCTCACGTGGACTAGTGACACCTCCCTCTACAGGCTGTTAGGGGTTCAGTGACGCAGCTGGACAGATGGAGCTGTCGAGAGATGGAGCCACCATGGCTGTCGTCCCCCACCCAGCCTCTCAAATCTCAGTGGCGGCTCCTGGCAGGGACCTGGGCCTGGTGTCTCAGCCACGCTGGAAGCTCCTTCACCCGGACGGAGTGGACCGAGCCCTGGACACCCATGTGCTTTCACTGAGGACAAGCACTTAGAGGTTCTTCTCTgctggccccgcccccaccctgagCATAGACATGtgcacttgcacacacacacacacacacactcatccctGGAAGCGCATACATACATCAGGACTCCAGGCCAGGCAGTACCCTCCCTGGCCGTAGGCAGCTGACCAGGGGGCTGGCATGTGCTGAAGAGAAATAACCACCATTCAAACCTGATACAAAGCCCAGAGAGCACACGTGAAGTTCTCCTGTCCTCTGCTCATCAGCACACAGCGCTGATGCACTGGGCTGGCCCCTGGCCTCTGTCCCAGGCCCCCCTGGGCTCCCCCAGCCCTTGCCCCCTGTCCTTGGACAGAGTGCTGTGGATCAGGCTGAGCTCCCAGAAGAAGGTGCTCTAAGGACAGGGGAGATGGGAAGAAGGACGGAGGCAGGGACTTGGCCCAGCGCTTTGGCCCGTCTGGGCCAAGCAGAGTGAGCTTCGTCTGCACCTTCACTTCTCTCCATCAGCCTCGCAGCAGCCTCTGACCATGTCTGTGTCCTGCCCTGGGCTGAGATACTGATGCCACCCGCTTGTGCCCGGAACCCGTGATCGAGGGCATCGCCCCAGCTAGAACCCCCACCCTGCACCCACGCACATCAGTccaccagggaggcctgcgtgTGAGCCACAAACAGATGCGTGCTCATGTTCATGTGTAAACCCCTGAACACGTGTGCCAGATCCTGTCACACAAAGCTACCTTTTCTGCCTGGCTCCGCTCTGTgtcacccctccccacaccccagagGTCTAAAccttctccccacctctctgCCCCATGCCCATCTTCCAGGTCCCGAACCCCAGGGCACACTGAACTCACAGGGGCCCCTCGCTGGTCACACGCTCTGGGAGGGGAGCCTGGGCCCTGATGCAGGACCACTGGGAACGTCTCTCCTACCCCATCTGGGCAAAGGGCAccctccaggtggctcagagaccAGGGTCTTCTCCCAATAGCCTCCTGACCCCAGGCCTGAGATATAATGCGTTTTCTTCAAAGCAAGGCTAACCAACCCAGCTCGAAGGCTCAGGGGTTGTAGGATTAAGTGGCCCTGGAGGCCTTGGGCAGCAATGATGCCCATCAGCTCCTCCTGCTGGCTGCAGCTGCCCTGACTCGGCCACTGAATGGCAGCTCCTCTGAGAGGCTGTGTGGTCCCACAAGACCAGCAGCACGTGCACACACAAGCACAGGTGCACACGCCCTCCACCCTTCACTGACCCCAGGACATCTGACTTCTTCCTCCAACGATGGGAATGAGCCACCCTGAAACTTCCAGCTCCTCTGGTCAAGGATCACAGGTGACCAAGGGATGCAGGTGGATGAGGCCCGTCTGCAGGCAGACATCAGTGGGGCTCTGATAGGGGCTGAGAAAACCAGTGTGCCCAGAGTCGGTTCACTGTGGGAGCCCAATCATACAGGATCCACATGAGGCTGAGTTAAAGGTCaggataagggcttcccaggtggtgcttgtggtaaagaacccacctgccactgcaggagacatgagagacttgggtttgatcccagggtcaggaagatcccctgggggaggaaatagcatccccctccagtgctcttgcctggagaattccatgcacagaggagcctggcgggctacagcctatgggatggcaaagagtcagacacgactgaaggaacttGGCATGCATGCGAGGCCAAGTTGGGGACGTGGCCAAATATAACAGCATGGGCTGGGCTCAAGAGCTGTGTGTGGGGGAGAGCATGGCTGCATCAGCCGTCATCGTGGGGTCAGTTTCAGGGGCCAGTGTGCCAATCCATTAGCCACCAAGGCTCTGAAGTGTGGGACCCCAGGCCCAGCATCTCATTAGGACAACCTCTACATTCATCGCAGTCCAGGTaactctttgccatcctgaaTCCAGGACCACAGGGAAGCAGGGCCCTCCGGAGGCAAGAAGCCCTGAAGGTGATGTGTATCAGCCCCAAGGGAGCACCCCTCACTGCACCCACCCCACACCCAGATGTCGGAGCTGCCCCTGCAGGCCCGGCGCACACAGACGGACTGGCCCACGCCCACAATGCTGTGGCCACGAACACGGGATACAGCAGGTAGCTATTACACTTCCCAGCACCACTGGAGTCTCCTCaggataattatttattattcatagtCATCAGCATCTTCATTAATTATTCATATGATCCTTAATTATTATCCTTAACAATAAGAGCAGTAAATAGCAGAAAAGTCCTTGAGGTGCCTAAGGCCCAGGGCCGGGTGCCTCCGGGCAGTTAGACCAGCTACTGCCCCAGGGCAGTGGGGGGACCACAGACCCCCATCCACTGCCCGGCCCTGTCCCTGCCCCCGTGCCCCCCCATACCGGGGCCCCTGGGGACCTCAGGAGGAGGTGGGCCcccaagggctgggggaggggccgtGCCTTCCTATTCCTCTCCCGTCGGCGGCCAGGGCCTCCCGGGCAGGGCCTCCACAGGGAGGGGCCCAGGCAGTGCATTGAACCTGGGTGAGCCACGTGTCCACACTGGGCAGCCCCACTAACTTCCCGGGTCTGAGCCGTGTCTGTGCAGGGGCTGGGAGGTTAGGGCCCCCAGCTGGCCCGGCAGGGAGAGGCGTCGAGCGGGTCCGTCTTGGGGCAGCTCCTCGCACGCCATGAACTGGGAAACCTGCGGAGAAAACAAAGAGTGTGGGGGGCCCGGAGTCGAGGagcgagagagggagagggtcagaggagagagagggtACGGGAACTCTGGGGCCAGACAGGAGGGGGTTTGGAGGAGACAGGAGAAGAGCTGAGGGAGACAGAGCAGGACTCCAACTGCCAAGGGAGGGGGGCAAGACTGGACGTGGAGGTATATGCTCTGGGTGGACAAGAGCCAGGCCGGGCAGCTGGGGGCCCCAAGGCAGCATCTGTCTGATCCTGCAGGGAGCCCCAGGCCTCAgccacttccctccccagggaACCTGGCCGCTGGATTCAACACCGACGCGGAATAAGGGGCCCTGAGCTGGCACCAAAgctagacagaaaaagagacaaggTTCCTGCCTGCAGTCTCAAAAGGACTCCAGGACCTAGAAACAGAGGCAGGCTGGCGGCCAGGCTTCGGAAGGCCAGGGAGAGTGCCAGGGCAGGCGGGAGGGGCTTTGTGGGTGCTGACGAGTCTGCTGTGAGATCTCTGCGGGGGAGGCTGTGAAGGGAGACTGGCACATTTGCTGACGTGGGCCCTGGTGTCTGCAAACAGGAGCAGGCACCATATGGGAGGGGAGCAGATGccgggttggggggcggggggcggcggaGCCCAGGCCACCTCAAGTTGCCCGAAGGACCCCCAGCTTGAGACCCAGACACCGCTGTCCTGTCAGGAGGCCAGGAACACACAGGTCCGCTCAGGAGAGGACAAAGGATGACAGAGGCCCACCTCTAGCAGCGGGGGAGAGAAGCCGACCGGAAGGGCCACCCTGGGGCTTAACCAAAGCCTCTGGGACAACCCTGCAAAGTGCCGAGCATGAAAGTCATGGGTCGAGTGGAGAGTCAGACCCAGGGGTGTCAGCAACAGCAGGGCCGTGGGATTCTGTCCCAAGGGCACACTGGCACCCAGCACCCACCACCAGCCCCCACCACCAGCCCCCCAGGGCTCAACAATCTCCTCCACATGCAGCCATGGACACAGGCACCCCGAGTAGACCCGGCCCTTCAGGTGACCCCAGGGGAATGCAGACCACTCGGCCTGCAGCCTGAGGGCTGCCTTGTCCCAGCCAAATGCGTGCTTTGTGCTCCGTGCTCACAGCTCctccttctccaagaatactgcctgggaggagggcagggatggaggaagggaggaggctggggcccAAGGCCACAGAAGGGGCAGCAAAGCAGGCCTGGGGTGAAATTGGTGTAGAAAAGGCAAGGCCGGGGTTGCTGGGAACTCACCTGAGAAAGCGAGtccagggtgagggtggggatggggcctgCGGGCAGCAGGGGGGAGGTGGAGGCGGGGCCGGGCCCCGGGGTGGTCACAGCACTGTAGGCTGGCGGGACCAGCGTCATCTGTCTCTGCAGCAGCTGCAGGACGGTGGCCATGTCTGCGCTCAGCCGGGTCTCCAGCCTGGGCGAGAAGGAGGAGGATGCTCTGGGTCTCAGAGAAGTGGAGACACCAGCAACTGTGACTTCAGGACCGCCCTGTGGACAGCCAGCTGGTCAACCCCCAGGCCCACTCTCCATCCTAGGTGTGGCAGCCCCAGCTTGGCTCCGAACGGAAGGAGAGGGCCAAGCCGCTGGGACACATGGAGAGGTCTAGATGGAGCaaacaacccccaccccaccggcACCTGAAAACACTGCCCGAAACCCACAGATCACACTGCAGCACTCCCCCATCCAACACCTCCTAGCCTGTCCCCCTGGACACTCACCTATTGAGCTGCCTCTGGAGGGCGTCCAGCCTGGTCTCCACGTCTCCCCGCGGCCGACGGCCAGGGCTGGAAAGGGGGATGTTGAGGAGGCTGGGAGCGGGGGCAGGACAGCGAGGCAGCTCCTGGTACTGGCGGCCACGGCTGTCCCCCCAGAAGCTGAAGATGTTGGACACTCCTGAGAAGGCGCCTGCAGCCAGAGAGCAGGGTTGAGGCTGgaagagaagcccatgccccaccTGCCGGGCagaggtgagggggtggggggctcaccCTACCTGATAGTGGGTTACAAGTGTCACTGCTCTTCTCGCCATCCTCGGTCAGGGGGTCCCCACCCGGCGGCTCTCCGGGGGGCCTGGGGCTGGAGAAGGGCACCAGGCGGAGGGGGCTGGAGCTGCGGCCTGGGCCCTCATCCTCACTGCTCTCGGGGCTGGAGGGGCCGCTGGACAGGCTCTCCCCCCACGGCCCCCCCTGCCGGCCCCGGCCACTCGGCCCTGCCCCCGCCCGGCTCGGCCCCAAGGCCGACACCTCCCCTGGCTGCTCCGGGTCTGTGGGAGACAGAGAACGGGCCTCAGAGAAGGCAGGAGGTGgcacagagaggaggggagggccggaaggggaggggaggggaccgGGGGGCAGGACGCCCTGAGTTGTCCCCAGTCCTGTCTTGTGCTCTCACCCACTTCCAAAAGGACTGCGAACTCCGGGGGCGGGACCAGATCGGCTGTGACCGCTGGCTGCCCGAGCTGGGTCAGTAGCATTGCTGGGCGGGGCTCTCTGGGACCCCGGGCCCTAGCCGTCCCTGCCATGCTGGCCACCTCGCCCTCCTTTGCCCTGTCTTTCCTGCCCTCGTTGGTTCAAAGCAGCGCCCATCAAGACGCCAGCCCTGTGAGGACCCAATAAACTTAGGCGCGCCCCTGCCCTGGAGGGTggaagagggcttcctggaggaggtgacatttcaaGTGGGCCTGAACGGATGGGGTGAGAAGGGAACGCTGACGGTAGGGACGGAAGGTCTGTGGGGCCTGGGAGGAGCAGACCCACCGGCCCCGCCCTCTGCTCCGCCCCCTctaggccccgcccccgcccgcctccCGGCTCAcctgggccccgccccctcccctcccccgcctcacCCTTGTCCGTGCGCCGGCGGAAGGACAGCTTGCGTTTGCGTTGCCGGTTGAACCCGCCCTCCAACTCCGCGCTGCTCGGAGAGCCGGGGATCATGTTGGTCTGAAACCCAAGAGCGGTGTCAGGGCCCTTCCGCGCCCACCTGCCCTGCCCGGTCCCGGGGAAGACCCTCTCATGACCATTGGAGGTGGGACTGGGCATGCCCGCTCCGTGGGGTGTAAGCTCCGCCGCAGGACCAGGGCTGAGACTGGCACTTTTCACAACCTGGTCTGCCCCAGATACCATTAAACAAGCCCAGAGAGAAGGTCCCGCGGCGAAGGGACAGCCACCCAGCAGGGCGGTCGGCCGCGTGGCCCACTTACATCCCGCAGGTTGAAGGTGATCTCCAGGCTGGACCAGAAGTGGTCAGAGAACTCGGGGTACATGTCCAGCACCTCCAGCAGGTCGTCGCGGTGGATCTTGTGCAGGTCGCAGTAGGTGAGGGCCCGCACGTCCCCATTGGACTTCCCAGGGCGCGCGTACAGGTTCAGAGGCTCTCCGAAGATGTCGTTCTTCCCTGGAGGCCACCGAGAGGGGGGCTCAGCCCCGGAGGCGGCAGTGGAGGCAGCAGGCACCTGTCTTCCGTGCACTgtcaccctggccaggcacctcCCCTCAGTCTGCTTACGTgctgcccagccccagcccccagggccAGGGGGGCACCAGCCAGCCCGTCTGCCCCCAGCTCCCAAAGGCAGGACAGGTGCAGTGTggtgccctggaggagaaggGCCAGGAACCCATGCCTCCCACCTACGTAGGGCCAGCCAGCAGCTCCAGCCTGGATGCCCAGCTCTGCCCAAGACCCTGGCTTCCTCCTTAGGTTCTAACTCCTCTGGTACCGTCCCCGCCACCAAAGCCCATTCCCAAACACCCCCTGGCTAAGCACTGCACCCCCATGAACAATGTTCTTCAAGCTACAGATCATAACACAGTAGTGAATCAAGACCAGCATTTTGTTTACTGAGAGAAAACAGGATAGCATAGGAGAGCACAGGCACAGCACGGAAAACACTGGGATGCAGTTAAGGCAACTGCAGTTTAGCAAAACTTTGGTTCCAGTGGCGTTTGGGGGTGCTTGCGGCATGAGTATTAAGCCCCACTGTGACACATCAGCCCTGAGGTGGCCAGGGCCAAGGGGAGGACAGGCAGAGGGCAGGAAGTCCCCAGCGCCCAGGCACACCTGTCCACGTGCACAGGTAGGGCAGAGAAGAAGGGATGCGAGGGGAAGAGGGGCAGACTCCCTCTGCTCTGGAAGTGAGGGTTTGGCTgtaccacagggaactatgtGGCCCTAAGTGGAAATCAGTCGCACAGCCTCCCCCACTGCCTACCTTGGAgcatttgggtttgatcccattTTAAGAAACAAGAGTATTGCAGCCCTTGAGGAGACCCCCAAAGGGGAACAGAATTCGGAAACCTCCAGAGTTCAGCAGCACCCGCCCCACGCCCCCACCAGGTAGGGCTCCTCTCCCCGGCCCCCTGGGAGGGCCTGAGCTTGGGTGACTTAAAGGAGCCCAAGGCCCCTGTGGGCAGTCACAGGGCCACAGCCCCCAGGGCTGTGTCCTTCGAGGGCTGGGCCTCTGCAGCTGCGGCAGGGACTCCGGGCCCAGCTCCCGGTCCCTGCCGTACCCAGGATGGCCACGACCACGTCACCCCGCAGGATCTCGATGGAGCCCCGGGAGATGAAGTAGAGGGCTGTGAGCAGGTCCCCGGCGTGCACCAGCGTGTCTCCGGGCGGTGCGTGCGTCGTCTTGAACTTCATGGCCAGGGCCCGCAGGCAGCCCTTGGTGGCCCCCCGGAAGGGCTTGCAGTGCTGCAGCAGCGAGCGGTTCAGGTGCAGACAGATGTCAGCCTGCAGGCACTCGGGGAAGCCCTTCAgcacctgggggcggggggcagctcAGGACGCCCTCTCCTGGGagcccactcccaccccccaccttggAGAGCCAGCGGGGAGCACCAGGACGTCCAGGATCTATCAGGGGAAGGCCCTGGGTGTCCATGCCAgctccacccctcctccctgcAGACTGTGCACCCTTGGGACGACGCCTCCCTGCTTTCACCTCCACCTTCTAGTGTGTGAGGCATGGAGACCATCTCCTGCCTGGGGCTGTCCTATGGATCAACCACGGATTACCCAGAGCCTGCCCCAAAGTAAGAACTTGCCCAGGAAAtgaactccatgggcagagggaggGTAACTACCTCTCAGGGTCCTTCCAGCACTACCTAGGCCCAcctgggccggggtggggggtagTGTGACTCTGGCGAACCCAGAAAAGTCCCCACTGGcgccctgccccccagcccagcccggGCCCTCACCGCATTCATGTCGATGCCGTTGGTGTAGGACCAGGCGTGCTGGAAGTACTCCTCAAGGCGCTGGCGCAGTGGGTTGGGGATCTGGTGGAAGCGGATGAACTCCCGAACGCGGAGCATCTGTGTGTGGTAGCGCGCTGTGCCGGAGTATAGCCGCTGGATGATGGCCGACACGTTGCCGAAGATACTGGCATACAtgagggctgggggcggggtgaGTGGGGCTGTCAGCCTCCGAGGGGCCCTGTCCACCCCAGCACCAGGTCAGTGCCAACACACACTCCCACCTCAGCGTTGAGCACACACGtgagatgcacacacacaagcccGGGCACACACGCTCCTCAGCCCCTGCCTTGTGCCTCAGCCCTGGTGTTCCCAGCACCGTGATGGGGACCCCTGGGGAGTGGGGAGCGCCCACTCCGGCCCCTCCAACACCCTCTCTCTCCTGTGTGGCTTGTGCCCACGCCCGCCCCTAGGGGTGCACTCACAGCCGATGAGCATGACACAGATGGAAAAGATCTTCTCCGAGTTGGTGTTGGGGGACACGTTGCCGAAGCCCACGCTGGTGAGGCTGCTGAAGGTGAAGTAGAGGGCGGTGACGTACTTGTCTTTGATGGAGGGGCCGCCCAGGCCGCTGCTGTTGTAGGGCTTGCCAATCTGATCGCCCAGGTTATGCAGCCAACCGATGCGGGAGTCCATGTGCGGCTGCTCCATGTTGCCTATGGCGTACCAGATGCAGGCCAGCCAGTGCGCGATGAGTGCGAAGGTGCACATGAGCAGAAAGAGCACGGCCGCCCCGTACTCCGAGTAGCGGTCCAGCTTCCGGGCCACGCGCACCAGCCGCAGCAGCCGCGCCGTCTTCAGCAGCCCGATCAGCTACGGGGAGCAGCAGATACTcagtggggtgaggtgggggtggtgATGGACGAAGCATGGGGGGCACTGCAGCCCTCAGTGCAGAGGCAGCGGAGGTAAGATCCCCAAAGACTCTCCCCAGAACCTCCTCCTAATATCAGTAGGAGCACCTCCCACCCGCTGCGCCCGGCAGAGTCCCATTCCCCTTTTGTGCCAggtcccgggtggctcagacagtaaagaatccgcctgcagtgtaagagtcccaggttcaatccctgggttgggaagatcccctggggaagggaatgacaacccactccagtgttcttgcctggagaatcccacggacagaggaagcctggtgggctacagtccatggggtcacaaagagtcggacacaactgagcgaccaacactttcacttcacagtaaCAAAGGGCTCACAGTTCCCCACAACCAGGATGAAACAACTGGGGCTCAGAAAGGTGCACCCACCCTCAGGTGCCTAGCCAGAGCTCCACCAGCTTCAAGGCCTTTTCATATGAATCAGAAGGCAGTGGCCACTCTGGACAGACACACTGGGAAAAGGCAGACCCCCTGGACCTTTACAACCAGGAAGCGGCTCACACAGAAAGGGGAGCAGGCAGGGGTGAGCTGGGGGCCCCGTGCGTCtgccaccccctcaccccaccccctgctgccctcccccctgcccccatgCCTCCTGGCCAGCCCACCTCCTCAGAGCCAGAGCCGAAGATGAGCAGGTCAAAGGGGATGGCGGCCACCATGTCAATGAGGAACCAGCCCTTGAAGTAGTGGACGGCGATGCGGCCGGGGTGGCTGACCACCTCCTCGTTGGCATTGACATAGGTGGTGCGGAAGTTGATGAGGATGTCCACGATGAACATGATGTCGACGATGAGGTCCACCACGGCCAGTGGCTGGCAGGCGTAGCCACAGTCAGGGGCCAGGGGCGCCTCTTCAGTCTCCTTCAGCAGGAAGGCGGCTGAGTAGGGGGTGAAGACCGCCGTGTAGATGACCAGGAGCAGGATGAGCCAGTCCCACACAGCCTTGAAGGGGCTGTAGTGCAGGATGGTCCAGCGGTGGATGCGGGGCGCCTGCAGCTTGTACTCCGGCAGCACGTCAGCCCCCAGGGACAGGACCTGGGCGGGCGGGGAAGGTGGCGCTgaagggtggggcgggggagggcaggCCACCGGCCCTGTGACGCCTGGGCTGGGCCCTCAGAGAAGGGGCCAAGCAGAGTAAGAGGAGGGGGTGTAAGAGGGGGTCTGTAGGAGGGGGGGTGTAGGAGGGgggcccacccaccccaccctcagccGCATGGACATGGCTGCTGACTGCCATTCCTCATGTGGCCTCCTGGCTGGCTCTTGAGTCCAGGGCGCCTCACGGTAACGCCCACAAGCACGACTCCCTGCCAGCGATACAGACCCACAGCTGTGGATATAACTTCCACCTTGCTCACCCCCAtggcaaccacacacacacacacacacacacacacacacacacacacgtcccaTATACACCACTGTCTCTGCCAGCAAATGCTCCAAGGACTACAGCTTCCAGCCCAGGGCGACGTAAACAGCGGTAGTCACTGTGGTTCCCTGCAAGTCCCGTTGCTGATGGCCCAGGGACTGAGGGCCTAAGTGTCCCTTCCTGACACTGACCCAAGGATACCAgccacccagactcaggtccctTGGCACCCAGGAGAGGAGACACCATGACACTTGCTCCCCTCTCCCTACTCACCCTTGCCTGGGGCCGCCATTCAGACATGACCCCCAAGCCCACCCAGGCTCGTCTCACATCCTGCCCCTCATCACTCAGGCAGAGGTGGCACGCCACCCAGATCTGCGGACAGCGGCCACCacacctacccccacccccaagccaaACTAGGAAGAGCTGTGACCAGCTTTCCCACGCCACCCTGGGAGCCTTGGCCTGTCCCCTTGgggcctccccctgcccccacgcAATCCCCAAACTCTcccagcctggctctgccacccTGGGCAGCCAGGTGCAAGGCCTCACCCACCCTCCCCCTTAAGAGCCAAGGCTGCCGGCCCTGCAGGAACAGCACAAAATGCCAGGGCCCACATCCTCAGGCCTtgtcctggggagggggtggagccCCAAAGACTCCCATTCACATTCATGCTGGGGACCCCCCCTGGAACCACCCTTACAAACAGATGGACTGTTTGGAAGGCACCTCCTTAGCAGAAGTAACTGGAAGTTAAGACCGGCTgcggctgggtggggagggggggcgggtTTGGCCACCCCGGGGGG is a genomic window containing:
- the KCNH2 gene encoding potassium voltage-gated channel subfamily H member 2 isoform X1 yields the protein MMGLSRVLNERRELRCSRGTTSLLLVFFFGRKFIIANARVENCAVIYCNDGFCELCGYSRAEVMQRPCTCDFLHGPRTQRRAAAQIAQALLGAEERKVEIAFYRKDGSCFLCLVDVVPVKNEDGAVIMFILNFEVVMEKDLVGSPARDTNHRAPPTSWLAPGRAKTFRLKLPALLALTARDSSVRPDSAGGAGAPGAVVVDVDLTPAAPSSESLALDEVTAMDNHVAGRAAEERRALVGPGSPPPPPPPPPQPACVPGPHPSPRAHSLNPDASGSSCSLARTRSRESCASVRRASSADDIEAMRTGALPPPPPRHASTGAMHPLRSGLLNSTSDSDLVRYRTISKIPQITLNFVDLKGDPFLASPTSDREIIAPKIKERTHNVTEKVTQVLSLGADVLPEYKLQAPRIHRWTILHYSPFKAVWDWLILLLVIYTAVFTPYSAAFLLKETEEAPLAPDCGYACQPLAVVDLIVDIMFIVDILINFRTTYVNANEEVVSHPGRIAVHYFKGWFLIDMVAAIPFDLLIFGSGSEELIGLLKTARLLRLVRVARKLDRYSEYGAAVLFLLMCTFALIAHWLACIWYAIGNMEQPHMDSRIGWLHNLGDQIGKPYNSSGLGGPSIKDKYVTALYFTFSSLTSVGFGNVSPNTNSEKIFSICVMLIGSLMYASIFGNVSAIIQRLYSGTARYHTQMLRVREFIRFHQIPNPLRQRLEEYFQHAWSYTNGIDMNAVLKGFPECLQADICLHLNRSLLQHCKPFRGATKGCLRALAMKFKTTHAPPGDTLVHAGDLLTALYFISRGSIEILRGDVVVAILGKNDIFGEPLNLYARPGKSNGDVRALTYCDLHKIHRDDLLEVLDMYPEFSDHFWSSLEITFNLRDTNMIPGSPSSAELEGGFNRQRKRKLSFRRRTDKDPEQPGEVSALGPSRAGAGPSGRGRQGGPWGESLSSGPSSPESSEDEGPGRSSSPLRLVPFSSPRPPGEPPGGDPLTEDGEKSSDTCNPLSGAFSGVSNIFSFWGDSRGRQYQELPRCPAPAPSLLNIPLSSPGRRPRGDVETRLDALQRQLNRLETRLSADMATVLQLLQRQMTLVPPAYSAVTTPGPGPASTSPLLPAGPIPTLTLDSLSQVSQFMACEELPQDGPARRLSLPGQLGALTSQPLHRHGSDPGS
- the KCNH2 gene encoding potassium voltage-gated channel subfamily H member 2 isoform X3, whose protein sequence is MRVRDPSVGRKFIIANARVENCAVIYCNDGFCELCGYSRAEVMQRPCTCDFLHGPRTQRRAAAQIAQALLGAEERKVEIAFYRKDGSCFLCLVDVVPVKNEDGAVIMFILNFEVVMEKDLVGSPARDTNHRAPPTSWLAPGRAKTFRLKLPALLALTARDSSVRPDSAGGAGAPGAVVVDVDLTPAAPSSESLALDEVTAMDNHVAGRAAEERRALVGPGSPPPPPPPPPQPACVPGPHPSPRAHSLNPDASGSSCSLARTRSRESCASVRRASSADDIEAMRTGALPPPPPRHASTGAMHPLRSGLLNSTSDSDLVRYRTISKIPQITLNFVDLKGDPFLASPTSDREIIAPKIKERTHNVTEKVTQVLSLGADVLPEYKLQAPRIHRWTILHYSPFKAVWDWLILLLVIYTAVFTPYSAAFLLKETEEAPLAPDCGYACQPLAVVDLIVDIMFIVDILINFRTTYVNANEEVVSHPGRIAVHYFKGWFLIDMVAAIPFDLLIFGSGSEELIGLLKTARLLRLVRVARKLDRYSEYGAAVLFLLMCTFALIAHWLACIWYAIGNMEQPHMDSRIGWLHNLGDQIGKPYNSSGLGGPSIKDKYVTALYFTFSSLTSVGFGNVSPNTNSEKIFSICVMLIGSLMYASIFGNVSAIIQRLYSGTARYHTQMLRVREFIRFHQIPNPLRQRLEEYFQHAWSYTNGIDMNAVLKGFPECLQADICLHLNRSLLQHCKPFRGATKGCLRALAMKFKTTHAPPGDTLVHAGDLLTALYFISRGSIEILRGDVVVAILGKNDIFGEPLNLYARPGKSNGDVRALTYCDLHKIHRDDLLEVLDMYPEFSDHFWSSLEITFNLRDTNMIPGSPSSAELEGGFNRQRKRKLSFRRRTDKDPEQPGEVSALGPSRAGAGPSGRGRQGGPWGESLSSGPSSPESSEDEGPGRSSSPLRLVPFSSPRPPGEPPGGDPLTEDGEKSSDTCNPLSGAFSGVSNIFSFWGDSRGRQYQELPRCPAPAPSLLNIPLSSPGRRPRGDVETRLDALQRQLNRLETRLSADMATVLQLLQRQMTLVPPAYSAVTTPGPGPASTSPLLPAGPIPTLTLDSLSQVSQFMACEELPQDGPARRLSLPGQLGALTSQPLHRHGSDPGS